TATTTTAGTTGGAGCGAATGGCCAGAGGGGGAAATATATTATGATGAAAAAACACCGTAGCCAAATAGTAACTGCAAAATAGTACATTTTGTTCAAGGGTTGACAAAAGTCCTTTTAATGTATATATTTATCATGTCGCCCAGCAGGGGGAAATACTAAATCCCAAACCCTAAATCCTAAATCACCGCCTTTGGCGGGATCCCGCTGTTGCGGGACAAATAACAATTAACGAAATACTAATCTCTAAACAGTTTCGGGGTCTTTGGATTTGGAAATTTTAATTTGTTTAGAGCTTAGGATTTAGACATTAGAAATTACAAGGTTCCAGTTATGCTTTGCCAATCCTGCCATAAAAAACAGGCCACATTAAGCTACACCGAGATCAAGGCCGGACAGGCCCGCCACAGGATGCTGTGCGAGGAATGCGCCCTGAGCCAGGGCCTGCTGAGCCCCATGGAGTCCGCCATCTCCGGCCTAAGCGACCTGCTTACCCAGCTGATGATGGAACTGACCGATTCCAGCCCGGCCCAGTCCGATATCAGCTGCAGCCGCTGCGGTCTCAGCTGGTCCCAGTTCCAGAAGACCGGCAGGCTGGGATGCCCCGGCTGTTACCGGGATTTTTCAGA
The window above is part of the bacterium genome. Proteins encoded here:
- a CDS encoding UvrB/UvrC motif-containing protein; its protein translation is MLCQSCHKKQATLSYTEIKAGQARHRMLCEECALSQGLLSPMESAISGLSDLLTQLMMELTDSSPAQSDISCSRCGLSWSQFQKTGRLGCPGCYRDFSEKLEPLVMRIQHSDRHLGKTAKKAAVQLPVAGDQAVILKRQLISAVEKEQFELAATLRDRLKVLESEQVK